From a single Sorghum bicolor cultivar BTx623 chromosome 5, Sorghum_bicolor_NCBIv3, whole genome shotgun sequence genomic region:
- the LOC8059223 gene encoding uncharacterized protein LOC8059223 isoform X1 has product MTTMSDDGDRTCPLCAEEMDITDQQLKPCKCGYDICVWCWHHIIDMAEKEETEGRCPACRTRYDKDRIVKMAATCDSRTVAEKNVEKKHKTQKVKPKAAPPPTTMSTVESKKHLASVRVIQRNLVYIIGLPAHLCNESVLERREYFGQYGKVLKVSVSRPTGPPSQASANSNISVYITYAKEEEAIRCIQAVHNFVLEGKVLRACFGTTKYCHAWLRNMTCGNPDCLYLHDVGSQEDSFTKDEIISAYTRTRVPQMASSVSQRRTGTVLPPPGDDFSYSAVVSAKHTFKNGTLNTTNQPRLSPPNSSSGRSTLPPAASWGQRDLTARTTATGATSSQSHTKPKSESQSNPFSSSSVISSTKTPSSWNDDTSTATKMSEGQQVSEKESKTLQPYKPGISKETQALSSLESSLDIDFSTIPSAWNDDDIVVSDGMSKGSDENQVANENGKLTHPASKSLVLSKKDITMNNITSKSPSDVSSLAISKSDVSTSDGDHSLTNITPKSLTSNATDCQSSHAAGEKILEDIASRNTEMEKLSAQIRSVKLGGNNDIQSMAGNQQSDSDVMSCTPVDVPMDQNFDKDQSHLNLNELFLPSENKDTILSCQYSSDKRLSSSEPQNCSVASLNDTVDSTMLTDKLQSILLDGSKQPSYSSFAQFPSTLDSSLWNDTESNPALTIGTRASLTGFSSINNTYVLPNGGQDGLGTVYTHGNVSGYPGIGSHQHTAMGSDSIGGFDKTISVNKDESRIISDMLSSEFNPWDDSYSTANNFVRMLRESENNDVHFTAPSWKSVTGSKESRFSFARQDNQGNLLDSSLRNCGTGTEQNFSLLPQNSRGNIYQNGLAFQSLENDFSNSYSLGVLDMATAGTSRSKISAPPGFSAPARAPPPGFSSAFPSQDSLNPTPGFPSGISSHDGSIPLPRFSAFSSGISAQEVSKPPTRLPSPFSSGFSSQDGPNTSSRFPSAFSSGLPSHDGPNPPSRFPSAFSSGFSSQDGSNQSYGSTYQDNLLQDTVLGGNSNHYQSQFGRHASDMEFDDPAILAVGKGLMPGIGDSGLEMKNSPAFQAQLQPERSDPRFQLHVQPNVQSHQNLRFTDPMQDGLNHMNDNYLASRFLAQNHDPISPYAQIPQQPRNSQLTNGHWDGWSDSRQGNNTAMSGMSRMLYPSEVNKLHMLGSNDIYNRAFGM; this is encoded by the exons AT GACGACCATGAGTGACGATGGCGACCGCACCTGCCCGCTCTGTGCTGAGGAGATGGACATCACTGACCAGCAGCTCAAGCCATGCAAATGCGGCTACGAT ATTTGTGTTTGGTGCTGGCACCACATCATAGACATGGCTGAGAAGGAGGAAACAGAGGGCCGCTGCCCTGCATGCCGCACACGCTATGACAAGGATAGGATTGTCAAGATGGCTGCCACTTGTGACAG CAGGACAGTGGCAGAGAAAAATGTAGAGAAGAAGCACAAGACCCAAAAGGTTAAGCCAAAGGCAGCACCACCACCAACAACAATGTCAACCGTAGAATCTAAGAAGCATCTGGCTAGTGTCAGGGTtatccagagaaatctggtgtaCATAATTGGGCTCCCTGCGCATTTATGCAACGAGAGC GTACTTGAGCGCAGGGAATACTTTGGTCAATATGGGAAAGTTTTGAAGGTTTCAGTTTCCCGTCCAACTGGGCCTCCCTCGCAGGCATCAGCAAACAGCAATATTAGTGT GTATATTACTTATGCAAAAGAAGAAGAGGCCATCCGGTGTATTCAAGCTGTGCACAATTTTGTCTTGGAAGGGAAAGTGTTAAG GGCATGCTTTGGTACTACGAAGTATTGCCATGCATGGCTGCGAAACATG ACATGTGGGAATCCAGATTGTCTCTATTTGCATGATGTAGGCAGTCAGGAGGATAGTTTTACAAAAGATGAGATCATCTCAGCATATACGAG GACTAGAGTCCCCCAGATGGCATCTAGTGTTTCACAAAGACGCACAGGCACTGTGTTGCCTCCTCCAGGAGATGATTTCTCTTACAGTGCGGTGGTTTCAGCCAAGCATACATTCAAGAATGGAACACTC AATACCACCAACCAGCCCAGACTTTCACCTCCAAACAGTAGTTCTGGGAGGTCCACACTTCCACCAGCTGCCTCATG GGGGCAGCGTGATTTGACTGCCAGGACAACAGCTACTGGGGCGACATCATCACAATCTCATACAAAACCTAAATCAGAATCACAGAGTAATCCATTTTCAAGTTCTTCAGTAATTTCCAGTACAAAAACACCCTCTTCGTGGAATGATGATACAAGTACAGCAACAAAAATGTCTGAAGGACAGCAAGTGTCAGAAAAAGAGTCTAAAACCTTGCAGCCGTATAAGCCTGGTATTTCAAAGGAAACACAAGCTctatcatcacttgagtcatcactGGACATAGATTTCTCGACAATACCTTCAGCTTGGAATGACGATGACATTGTAGTATCAGATGGGATGTCAAAAGGAAGCGATGAAAATCAAGTTGCAAATGAAAATGGCAAGCTAACCCATCCAGCATCTAAGTCACTGGTTTTATCTAAGAAAGACATAACGATGAACAACATTACCAGCAAAAGTCCTTCAGATGTATCAAGTCTAGCAATATCTAAATCAGATGTAAGTACGAGTGATGGTGACCACTCACTTACAAATATTACTCCTAAAAGCCTTACTTCAAATGCCACAGACTGCCAATCTAGTCATGCTGCTGGGGAGAAAATATTGGAGGACATTGCATCCAGGAACACTGAAATGGAGAAGCTATCTGCTCAGATACGTTCAGTAAAATTAGGTGGCAACAATGATATTCAGAGTATGGCAGGAAATCAGCAATCAGATTCAGATGTAATGTCATGCACACCTGTTGATGTGCCCATGGATCAGAATTTTGACAAAGACCAATCTCATCTCAATCTTAATGAGCTCTTCTTACCTTCAGAAAATAAGGATACTATTCTTTCTTGTCAATATAGTTCTGATAAGCGTCTTTCGAGTTCAGAGCCGCAAAATTGTAGTGTGGCTTCTTTAAATGATACAGTAGATTCTACAATGCTCACTGACAAACTTCAGAGTATACTACTGGATGGTTCAAAGCAACCATCATATTCGTCATTTGCCCAATTTCCTAGTACGTTGGATAGTTCATTGTGGAATGATACAGAAAGTAACCCTGCATTGACGATTGGCACTAGAGCTTCCCTGACAGggttttcttcaataaataacaCTTATGTCTTGCCAAATGGAGGACAAGATGGGCTAGGGACTGTATATACACATGGTAATGTTTCCGGATATCCTGGAATAGGAAGTCATCAGCATACAGCAATGGGTTCAGATAGTATAGGAGGTTTTGACAAGACCATAAGTGTAAATAAGGATGAGAGCAGAATAATTTCTGATATGTTGTCGTCAGAGTTTAATCCATGGGATGATTCATATTCGACTGCTAACAATTTTGTTAGGATGCTTAGGGAATCCGAAAATAATGATGTTCATTTCACTGCACCTTCGTGGAAATCAGTAACTGGGAGCAAAGAGTCCAGATTTTCATTTGCTAGACAGGATAACCAAGGAAACTTGTTAGATTCATCTCTCAGAAACTGTGGTACTGGTACTGAGCAGAATTTCAGTTTGCTGCCCCAGAATTCTCGAGGAAATATTTACCAGAATGGCCTTGCATTCCAATCTCTAGAAAATGATTTTTCCAATAGCTACTCTCTTGGTGTATTAGATATGGCAACTGCTG GTACATCGAGGTCTAAAATATCTGCACCCCCAGGATTTTCAGCACCAGCAAGAGCCCCCCCTCCTGGATTTTCTTCTGCATTTCCATCGCAGGATAGTTTGAACCCCACTCCTGGGTTTCCTTCTGGAATTTCGTCTCATGATGGGTCTATCCCCCTTCCTAGATTTTCTGCATTCTCTTCTGGAATTTCAGCTCAGGAAGTGTCTAAGCCCCCTACTAGACTGCCTTCTCCATTTTCTTCTGGTTTTTCATCTCAGGATGGACCTAACACCTCTTCTAGGTTCCCTTCTGCATTTTCTTCTGGACTTCCATCACATGATGGCCCTAATCCCCCTTCTAGATTTCCTTCTGCATTTTCTTCTGGATTTTCATCACAGGATGGGTCTAATCAGTCATATGGCTCAACATACCAAG ACAATCTTCTCCAGGATACTGTTTTGGGTGGCAACAGTAATCATTACCAATCTCAGTTTGGAAGGCACGCAAGTGATATGGAGTTTGATGATCCTGCTATATTGGCTGTGGGCAAAGGGCTGATGCCTGGAATTGGCGATTCAGGGCTGGAGATGAAAAATTCTCCTGCTTTTCAAGCACAGTTGCAACCAGAAAGAAGCGATCCAAGGTTTCAGTTACATGTACAGCCAAATGTGCAGTCTCATCAAAACCTGAGATTCACAGACCCTATGCAGGATGGCTTGAACCATATGAATGATAATTATCTGGCATCCAGATTTTTAGCTCAGAACCATGATCCTATATCCCCTTATGCGCAGATTCCGCAACAACCCAGAAACTCGCAGCTTACAAATGGTCACTGGGATGGGTGGAGTGATTCGAGACAAGGGAATAACACCGCTATGTCTGGCATGTCGAGGATGCTATATCCAAGTGAAGTGAACAAGTTGCACATGCTGGGTTCAAATGATATCTATAACAGAGCCTTTGGAATGTGA
- the LOC8059223 gene encoding uncharacterized protein LOC8059223 isoform X2: protein MTTMSDDGDRTCPLCAEEMDITDQQLKPCKCGYDICVWCWHHIIDMAEKEETEGRCPACRTRYDKDRIVKMAATCDRTVAEKNVEKKHKTQKVKPKAAPPPTTMSTVESKKHLASVRVIQRNLVYIIGLPAHLCNESVLERREYFGQYGKVLKVSVSRPTGPPSQASANSNISVYITYAKEEEAIRCIQAVHNFVLEGKVLRACFGTTKYCHAWLRNMTCGNPDCLYLHDVGSQEDSFTKDEIISAYTRTRVPQMASSVSQRRTGTVLPPPGDDFSYSAVVSAKHTFKNGTLNTTNQPRLSPPNSSSGRSTLPPAASWGQRDLTARTTATGATSSQSHTKPKSESQSNPFSSSSVISSTKTPSSWNDDTSTATKMSEGQQVSEKESKTLQPYKPGISKETQALSSLESSLDIDFSTIPSAWNDDDIVVSDGMSKGSDENQVANENGKLTHPASKSLVLSKKDITMNNITSKSPSDVSSLAISKSDVSTSDGDHSLTNITPKSLTSNATDCQSSHAAGEKILEDIASRNTEMEKLSAQIRSVKLGGNNDIQSMAGNQQSDSDVMSCTPVDVPMDQNFDKDQSHLNLNELFLPSENKDTILSCQYSSDKRLSSSEPQNCSVASLNDTVDSTMLTDKLQSILLDGSKQPSYSSFAQFPSTLDSSLWNDTESNPALTIGTRASLTGFSSINNTYVLPNGGQDGLGTVYTHGNVSGYPGIGSHQHTAMGSDSIGGFDKTISVNKDESRIISDMLSSEFNPWDDSYSTANNFVRMLRESENNDVHFTAPSWKSVTGSKESRFSFARQDNQGNLLDSSLRNCGTGTEQNFSLLPQNSRGNIYQNGLAFQSLENDFSNSYSLGVLDMATAGTSRSKISAPPGFSAPARAPPPGFSSAFPSQDSLNPTPGFPSGISSHDGSIPLPRFSAFSSGISAQEVSKPPTRLPSPFSSGFSSQDGPNTSSRFPSAFSSGLPSHDGPNPPSRFPSAFSSGFSSQDGSNQSYGSTYQDNLLQDTVLGGNSNHYQSQFGRHASDMEFDDPAILAVGKGLMPGIGDSGLEMKNSPAFQAQLQPERSDPRFQLHVQPNVQSHQNLRFTDPMQDGLNHMNDNYLASRFLAQNHDPISPYAQIPQQPRNSQLTNGHWDGWSDSRQGNNTAMSGMSRMLYPSEVNKLHMLGSNDIYNRAFGM, encoded by the exons AT GACGACCATGAGTGACGATGGCGACCGCACCTGCCCGCTCTGTGCTGAGGAGATGGACATCACTGACCAGCAGCTCAAGCCATGCAAATGCGGCTACGAT ATTTGTGTTTGGTGCTGGCACCACATCATAGACATGGCTGAGAAGGAGGAAACAGAGGGCCGCTGCCCTGCATGCCGCACACGCTATGACAAGGATAGGATTGTCAAGATGGCTGCCACTTGTGACAG GACAGTGGCAGAGAAAAATGTAGAGAAGAAGCACAAGACCCAAAAGGTTAAGCCAAAGGCAGCACCACCACCAACAACAATGTCAACCGTAGAATCTAAGAAGCATCTGGCTAGTGTCAGGGTtatccagagaaatctggtgtaCATAATTGGGCTCCCTGCGCATTTATGCAACGAGAGC GTACTTGAGCGCAGGGAATACTTTGGTCAATATGGGAAAGTTTTGAAGGTTTCAGTTTCCCGTCCAACTGGGCCTCCCTCGCAGGCATCAGCAAACAGCAATATTAGTGT GTATATTACTTATGCAAAAGAAGAAGAGGCCATCCGGTGTATTCAAGCTGTGCACAATTTTGTCTTGGAAGGGAAAGTGTTAAG GGCATGCTTTGGTACTACGAAGTATTGCCATGCATGGCTGCGAAACATG ACATGTGGGAATCCAGATTGTCTCTATTTGCATGATGTAGGCAGTCAGGAGGATAGTTTTACAAAAGATGAGATCATCTCAGCATATACGAG GACTAGAGTCCCCCAGATGGCATCTAGTGTTTCACAAAGACGCACAGGCACTGTGTTGCCTCCTCCAGGAGATGATTTCTCTTACAGTGCGGTGGTTTCAGCCAAGCATACATTCAAGAATGGAACACTC AATACCACCAACCAGCCCAGACTTTCACCTCCAAACAGTAGTTCTGGGAGGTCCACACTTCCACCAGCTGCCTCATG GGGGCAGCGTGATTTGACTGCCAGGACAACAGCTACTGGGGCGACATCATCACAATCTCATACAAAACCTAAATCAGAATCACAGAGTAATCCATTTTCAAGTTCTTCAGTAATTTCCAGTACAAAAACACCCTCTTCGTGGAATGATGATACAAGTACAGCAACAAAAATGTCTGAAGGACAGCAAGTGTCAGAAAAAGAGTCTAAAACCTTGCAGCCGTATAAGCCTGGTATTTCAAAGGAAACACAAGCTctatcatcacttgagtcatcactGGACATAGATTTCTCGACAATACCTTCAGCTTGGAATGACGATGACATTGTAGTATCAGATGGGATGTCAAAAGGAAGCGATGAAAATCAAGTTGCAAATGAAAATGGCAAGCTAACCCATCCAGCATCTAAGTCACTGGTTTTATCTAAGAAAGACATAACGATGAACAACATTACCAGCAAAAGTCCTTCAGATGTATCAAGTCTAGCAATATCTAAATCAGATGTAAGTACGAGTGATGGTGACCACTCACTTACAAATATTACTCCTAAAAGCCTTACTTCAAATGCCACAGACTGCCAATCTAGTCATGCTGCTGGGGAGAAAATATTGGAGGACATTGCATCCAGGAACACTGAAATGGAGAAGCTATCTGCTCAGATACGTTCAGTAAAATTAGGTGGCAACAATGATATTCAGAGTATGGCAGGAAATCAGCAATCAGATTCAGATGTAATGTCATGCACACCTGTTGATGTGCCCATGGATCAGAATTTTGACAAAGACCAATCTCATCTCAATCTTAATGAGCTCTTCTTACCTTCAGAAAATAAGGATACTATTCTTTCTTGTCAATATAGTTCTGATAAGCGTCTTTCGAGTTCAGAGCCGCAAAATTGTAGTGTGGCTTCTTTAAATGATACAGTAGATTCTACAATGCTCACTGACAAACTTCAGAGTATACTACTGGATGGTTCAAAGCAACCATCATATTCGTCATTTGCCCAATTTCCTAGTACGTTGGATAGTTCATTGTGGAATGATACAGAAAGTAACCCTGCATTGACGATTGGCACTAGAGCTTCCCTGACAGggttttcttcaataaataacaCTTATGTCTTGCCAAATGGAGGACAAGATGGGCTAGGGACTGTATATACACATGGTAATGTTTCCGGATATCCTGGAATAGGAAGTCATCAGCATACAGCAATGGGTTCAGATAGTATAGGAGGTTTTGACAAGACCATAAGTGTAAATAAGGATGAGAGCAGAATAATTTCTGATATGTTGTCGTCAGAGTTTAATCCATGGGATGATTCATATTCGACTGCTAACAATTTTGTTAGGATGCTTAGGGAATCCGAAAATAATGATGTTCATTTCACTGCACCTTCGTGGAAATCAGTAACTGGGAGCAAAGAGTCCAGATTTTCATTTGCTAGACAGGATAACCAAGGAAACTTGTTAGATTCATCTCTCAGAAACTGTGGTACTGGTACTGAGCAGAATTTCAGTTTGCTGCCCCAGAATTCTCGAGGAAATATTTACCAGAATGGCCTTGCATTCCAATCTCTAGAAAATGATTTTTCCAATAGCTACTCTCTTGGTGTATTAGATATGGCAACTGCTG GTACATCGAGGTCTAAAATATCTGCACCCCCAGGATTTTCAGCACCAGCAAGAGCCCCCCCTCCTGGATTTTCTTCTGCATTTCCATCGCAGGATAGTTTGAACCCCACTCCTGGGTTTCCTTCTGGAATTTCGTCTCATGATGGGTCTATCCCCCTTCCTAGATTTTCTGCATTCTCTTCTGGAATTTCAGCTCAGGAAGTGTCTAAGCCCCCTACTAGACTGCCTTCTCCATTTTCTTCTGGTTTTTCATCTCAGGATGGACCTAACACCTCTTCTAGGTTCCCTTCTGCATTTTCTTCTGGACTTCCATCACATGATGGCCCTAATCCCCCTTCTAGATTTCCTTCTGCATTTTCTTCTGGATTTTCATCACAGGATGGGTCTAATCAGTCATATGGCTCAACATACCAAG ACAATCTTCTCCAGGATACTGTTTTGGGTGGCAACAGTAATCATTACCAATCTCAGTTTGGAAGGCACGCAAGTGATATGGAGTTTGATGATCCTGCTATATTGGCTGTGGGCAAAGGGCTGATGCCTGGAATTGGCGATTCAGGGCTGGAGATGAAAAATTCTCCTGCTTTTCAAGCACAGTTGCAACCAGAAAGAAGCGATCCAAGGTTTCAGTTACATGTACAGCCAAATGTGCAGTCTCATCAAAACCTGAGATTCACAGACCCTATGCAGGATGGCTTGAACCATATGAATGATAATTATCTGGCATCCAGATTTTTAGCTCAGAACCATGATCCTATATCCCCTTATGCGCAGATTCCGCAACAACCCAGAAACTCGCAGCTTACAAATGGTCACTGGGATGGGTGGAGTGATTCGAGACAAGGGAATAACACCGCTATGTCTGGCATGTCGAGGATGCTATATCCAAGTGAAGTGAACAAGTTGCACATGCTGGGTTCAAATGATATCTATAACAGAGCCTTTGGAATGTGA
- the LOC8059224 gene encoding probable LRR receptor-like serine/threonine-protein kinase At1g67720 has protein sequence MAAAALLLPVHFHLLLLLVSPSAAQPGFISLDCGGARDHTDAIGIQWTSDATFVSGGGQTAQLLVQNGPQQQQQQLTTVRYFPADNRKYCYTMNVRNRTRYLVRATFLYGNFDNSNVYPKFDISIGASPWSTIVVDDATTPVVEEAIILAAAPTLSVCLSNASTGQPFISTLELRQFNGSLYYTTDETRFFLGLSARINFGAESNDSVRYPDDPFDRIWESDSVRRANYLVDVAPGTERISTTKPIFVGTNEEPPEKVMQTAVVGQDGSLNYRLDLEGFPANAWGVSYFAEIEDLAPNETRKFKLEVPGMQALSKPTVDVEENAQGKYRLYEPGYTNLTLPFVFSFGFRKTNDSSKGPILNALEIYKYVQITMGSQDANIMASMVSRYPQEGWAQEGGDPCLPASWSWVQCSSEASPRVFSITLSGKNITGSIPVELTKLSGLVELRLDGNLFSGQIPDFSECHNLQYIHLENNQLTGELPSSLGDLPNLKELYVQNNKLSGQVPKALFKRSIILNFSGNSGLHIVSNGISHTIIVICVVIGAIVLLGVAIGCYFITCRRKKKSHEDTVVIAAPAKKLGSYFSEVATESAHRFSLSEIEDATDKFERRIGSGGFGIVYYGKLADGREIAVKLLTNDSYQGIREFLNEVTLLSRIHHRHLVTFLGYSQQDGKNILVYEFMHNGTLKEHLRGADNVKITSWLKRLEIAEDSAKGIEYLHTGCSPTIIHRDLKSSNILLDKNMRAKVADFGLSKPAVDGSHVSSIVRGTVGYLDPEYYISQQLTEKSDIYSFGVILLELISGHEPISNDNFGLNCRNIVAWARSHIESGNIHAIVDESLDRGYDLQSVWKIAEVAIMCVKPKGAQRPPISEVLKEIQDAIAIERGPQEMQRSTIQQQLLVSNSNRSMGGASSSVNNNSGSVAVDLEQNGASFDELLMRPGLR, from the exons ATGGCTGCCGCCGCTCTCCTCCTCCCCGTGCACTTCCACCTGCTGCTCCTCCTCGTCTCGCCGTCCGCTGCGCAGCCTG GTTTCATCAGCTTGGACTGCGGGGGAGCTCGCGATCACACAGACGCCATCGGGATCCAATGGACCTCCGACGCCACCTTCGTCTCCGGCGGCGGGCAGACCGCGCAGCTGCTGGTCCAGAACggcccgcagcagcagcagcaacagctcaCCACCGTGCGCTACTTCCCCGCGGACAACAGGAAGTACTGCTACACCATGAACGTCAGGAATCGGACGCGCTACCTCGTCAGGGCCACTTTCCTCTACGGCAACTTCGACAACAGCAACGTCTACCCCAAGTTCGACATCTCCATCGGCGCGTCCCCCTGGTCCACCATTGTCGTGGACGACGCCACCACCCCCGTCGTCGAGGAAGCCATTATCTTGGCTGCTGCTCCCACGCTCAGTGTTTGTCTCTCCAATGCCAGCACGGGACAGCCCTTCATCTCTACTCTTGAGCTTCGACAGTTTAATGGATCGCTCTACTACACCACTGATGAGACACGCTTCTTTCTTGGACTGTCTGCGAGGATAAATTTTGGCGCAGAAAGCAATGATTCAGTGAG ATACCCTGATGATCCATTTGACAGAATCTGGGAATCTGATTCTGTGAGGAGAGCAAATTACCTTGTTGATGTTGCTCCAGGGACTGAAAGAATATCAACCACGAAACCCATATTCGTCGGTACCAATGAAGAACCACCTGAAAAGGTCATGCAAACAGCAGTAGTTGGCCAGGATGGGTCCTTGAACTACCGCCTTGACTTGGAAGGTTTCCCAGCAAATGCTTGGGGAGTCTCATATTTTGCAGAAATTGAAGATTTGGCACCAAATGAAACGAGGAAATTTAAGTTAGAGGTCCCTGGCATGCAAGCGCTCAGTAAACCAACTGTTGATGTGGAGGAGAATGCTCAAGGGAAATACCGTTTGTATGAACCGGGCTACACGAATTTGACACTTCCATTTGTTTTCTCGTTTGGGTTCAGGAAGACAAATGATTCTTCAAAGGGTCCTATTTTGAACGCCCTGGAGATTTACAAATATGTCCAAATTACTATGGGATCACAAGATG CAAATATCATGGCCAGCATGGTATCACGATATCCACAGGAAGGTTGGGCACAAGAGGGTGGTGATCCATGCTTACCAGCATCATGGTCCTGGGTGCAATGCAGTTCAGAAGCTTCTCCAAGGGTATTCTCAAT CACATTGTCGGGGAAGAACATTACAGGAAGTATCCCAGTGGAACTGACAAAGTTATCAGGGCTGGTTGAGCT AAGGCTTGATGGTAATTTATTTTCTGGTCAAATTCCTGATTTCAGCGAATGCCATAATTTGCAGTATAT TCACCTTGAGAACAATCAGTTAACTGGTGAATTGCCATCTTCTTTGGGAGACCTACCTAACCTGAAAGAGTT GTATGTTCAAAACAACAAGCTGTCTGGGCAGGTTCCAAAAGCACTTTTCAAGAGAAGCATTATTTTGAA CTTCTCAGGCAACAGTGGCCTTCACATTGTAAGCAATGGCATTAGCCACACCATAATTGTTATATGTGTGGTCATTGGAGCCATTGTCTTACTAGGCGTTGCTATTGGATGCTATTTCATTACATGTAGGAGAAAGAAGAAATCTCATGAAG ACACTGTTGTTATTGCAGCACCAGCAAAAAAACTTGGTTCATATTTTAGTGAAGTAGCTACAGAATCAGCACACAGATTTTCTTTATCTGAAATTGAAGATGCTACTGACAAATTTGAGAGAAGAATTGGCTCTGGAGGCTTTGGCATAGTATACTATGGAAAGTTGGCTGATGGGAGAGAGATTGCAGTCAAACTTCTCACAAATGACTCCTATCAGGGAATCCGAGAATTCTTGAATGAG GTGACATTGCTTTCCAGAATACATCATAGACACCTGGTTACATTCCTTGGTTACAGTCAGCAAGATGGTAAAAACATACTAGTGTACGAGTTCATGCATAATGGGACACTAAAAGAGCACCTCCGTG GAGCTGATAATGTAAAGATAACTAGCTGGCTAAAGCGTCTTGAGATTGCAGAAGATTCTGCAAAAG GTATAGAGTATCTCCACACAGGATGCTCCCCAACAATCATCCATAGAGACCTGAAGAGCAGCAACATTCTCCTAGACAAGAACATGAGAGCAAAAGTTGCAGACTTTGGGCTATCGAAACCTGCAGTGGATGGGTCTCATGTGTCAAGTATAGTTCGAGGAACAGTGGGATACCTGGACCCAGA GTACTATATCTCGCAGCAGCTGACAGAGAAGAGCGACATCTACAGCTTCGGCGTGATTCTGCTGGAGCTCATCTCCGGCCATGAACCAATCTCAAATGACAACTTTGGGCTCAACTGCCGTAACATTGTTGCATGG GCCCGATCGCACATAGAGAGCGGGAACATCCACGCCATTGTTGATGAATCGTTGGACAGAGGCTATGACCTGCAGTCAGTGTGGAAGATAGCGGAGGTGGCGATAATGTGTGTGAAGCCCAAGGGTGCGCAGAGGCCTCCCATCTCGGAGGTGCTCAAGGAGATCCAGGACGCCATTGCCATTGAGCGGGGACCCCAGGAGATGCAACGCTCTACAATCCAACAGCAGCTGCTTGTGTCCAACAGCAACAGGTCCATGGGTGGTGCCTCGTCGTCCGTGAACAACAATTCAGGTAGTGTGGCGGTGGACTTGGAGCAGAACGGAGCATCCTTCGACGAGCTGCTCATGCGTCCGGGTCTCAGATGA
- the LOC110435250 gene encoding uncharacterized protein LOC110435250 — protein MASDKRDLVSAASEHMLAQDPEWQRRSWIRCSSSSHQTFLVRLRCRRPTMAPPLPGDPPSLGEPPAAVGDLLQPTNVEALSCSLVALAGGQTTSDLGLASPGRRLDDTRNDALMHMTTVGLLLLWCVSFCVFVHDLDVLFCAQPTREVPSVPTLELMNYFL, from the exons ATGGCGAGTGACAAACGGGATCTAGTCTCGGCGGCGAGCGAGCACATGCTGGCGCAAGATCCCGAGTGGCAGCGAAGATCGTGGATTCGGTGCTCCTCTTCATCAC ATCAGACATTTCTTGTTCGACTCCGCTGCCGCCGCCCCACCATGGCGCCGCCTCTCCCCGGCGATCCACCGTCGCTCGGCGAGCCCCCGGCGGCGGTAGGCGATCTGCTCCAACCAACGAACGTTGAAGCCCTATCTTGCAGCCTCGTCGCGCTGGCAGGAGGCCAGACGACAAGTGACCTAGGGCTTGCCTCGCCGGGCAGGAGACTAGACGACACCAGGAACGACGCGCTCATGCACATGACCACAGTGGGGCTTCTGCTGCTGTGGTGTGTCTCGTTTTGCGTCTTTGTACATGATCTTGATGTCTTGTTCTGTGCCCAGCCCACACGGGAAGTTCCAAGCGTTCCCACACTGGAACTCATGAATTACTTCCTATGA